Within Paramormyrops kingsleyae isolate MSU_618 chromosome 24, PKINGS_0.4, whole genome shotgun sequence, the genomic segment TTGCTATGGTCACTTAGTTCTCTCTTTTTCCCAGGCTGTCATTCTTGATCATTCCAATGCTGCCCTGGATGCTGGTTCTGCTGGTTTCCTTTGCCCTCAGCAAAGGTAAGGCAGGATGTTCTCACTGTCATAGTCACGCGAGGGTTTGCACCCAGACGTTAAAAGTCTATGAAGTACCTGCTGTTCTTCCCATATGCAGGAGATGTATGTAGGCACGTGTCCTGACTTGCTGCCCTTATTCCCCAGGGCAGGCCAGTGAGTGTGTGAACTTCACAGACCTCGGCATTGCTGACTCCATTTGGGGGACCAAGCTGGAGGTGAAGCTCATTCTACACACACGCCAGAACCTAAACTGTGGCTACCTTCTCCAACACGAAAATCTGACCTCCCAGCCACTACTCAACATGAGCCGCCCCACCACCTTCATCATCCATGGCTACCGGCCCTCAGGCGAGCCCCCGGCCTGGCTTCTTGATGCTGTTCACCTACTGGCTGCCCAAATGGACATTAACATCATCCTGGTGGATTGGAACCGTGGTGCCACAAACATCAACTATTTCACGGTGGTCAAAAACACGAAGAAAGTTGCAGAAAACGTCACCGCATTCATCCGGAACATGAAGGTTGTGGAGATGTGCCAGTGTCACTGTCTGTGTCTACGTTGCTGGTTTCAGTGTCTGTGTCACTGATATCACCATCTGTGCTGCCGGTCTTCGTGTCTCTGTTGCTGGTCTCCATGTCTGTGCTGCTGGTCTCACTGCTATTGTCTCTGGTCTCCATGCCTGTGCTGCTGGTCTCCATGCCTGTGCTGCTGGTCTCACTGTCTGTCTACTGCTTCAGGACCACGGTGCTTCTCTCAGCTCCATTCACATGATTGGAGTCAGCCTGGGGGCCCATATCTCTGGCTTTGTGGGAGCCAATTTGACAGGGCAGATCGGCCGGATTACTGGTAAGTGGTTTGAGCAGAGGCATCTCTCCTTGATCACACAGCTGGTCTTCAGCCTGCTTGAATGTCAACTTTCTCCTATAGCCCTGGACCCGGCTGGACCGCAGTTCAATGGGAAGCCATCAGAGGAACGTCTTGACCCAAACGATGCCCAGTTTGTAGATGTGCTGCACACAGACATCGATGGTAGGGTCAGTTGAATGATTCGTGTGCAATGTAGGGGGTGGATGCTGGCTGTGAATGGGACTTCATGGTCTATCTTCCTGTGTTCCCAGCCCTGGGCTACAGAAACCCTTTGGGCCACATAGACTTTTACCCCAACGGAGGAACTGACCAACCTGGCTGCCCTAAAACCATCTTCGCAGGTGAGACATGTTTATGCTTGGCAGGACTGGAATGACATCATAACCAATTGTGTTTATGCTCAGCAGGACTAGAATAACATGCAACCAATCATTTGCTCCAGAGCATGATAGCTGTTTGGTTTTCCAGTCATAAGACCCAgctacagtcatgtgaaaaagaaaacactCCCTCTTTCAATTCTAAGGTTTTATGTGTCAGAAcctaaattaaaaaatcatCTGGGCTGGTTTCCTGATAACGGTGACTCAGCATCTTACGAAAACTCTAAAAATATGTCTTACAAAAGgtatttgttttcttatgtaTGTTTCCCGAACAATCTCTTAGAGATTGCTCAAAGGAGAGCTTCTTAAGTATGAGCTTAATAGTTGCGGGAACACCTGACTGGTTGACATCTATGGCTAGAAAATTGATGATTCCATCCATGCAGCAATTGCTTCTCTGCCGCACGAGAGACAGTGGtgttctttataaatataatacTGCAGGAATCcttcaaaataatgcattaaCCAAAACTGGGGAAaagctaaaaaataaaatacaaaattaaacaACCAGAATCACCAAATTTTAAATATGATTTTCACCAATTGGGTGCAAGAACCCACCTCCCCAGATTGCAGTAGcgccattttatttttatttgttctagaaaacaccaatatgtgtgcatgtcatTGATATTGGGACGAGCAATGGCACAATAGCTGAAAGAAAAGTTGCGTTACTGTCTATATAAACATAAGAGAATGTCCTATGTGCTTTAGTATTGACTACTAAGGACCATTCCATGGTGCTTTTTTGGGAAAAATGTATTAGACTTAcattagaattaggtgatcagtggtcattgtcaacacaccacagcacacagtgcgcaacaatgaaatgtgtcctctgaatttaacccatatgtgactttcgtgacatagcagggggcagctaattcagcgcctggggagcagtgcttgggggcggtaccttgttcagggtacctcagtggtgccttgctagtcggggattcgaacctgcaatctttcaattacaagtgtgcttccttaaccatcaagccCCCACTTGTAAATGAACCTGCAGTGTCGACTCTTATCAACCTCATGAACCAAACTTTTGATGTATGGTGACTTTGGCACATTAGAGAGGTGTGTGCATTCCAGGAGGGTTGGAAATTGGGGAACACGCCCACCGCAACATCGGCAGAACCTTCCCAGttaataaattaatgaataaaaacataatCAGCACCATGTTCCTTATCTTTCATTATGAATCTGTGCATTACTGAGGCCAGTTCACCGCACAGAGCGCAAGGATGAAACCTTACAAAGATTGTGGTCATGTATCAGACATTAACAATGTTactcttattttaaatgagcagtGTGAGCTGACAACAGCGAGCTGAGAGAATAACCTTATGAAAGAATATCTTACAGAAGATATACTTAACTAGGAACGTTTCGGGAAACTCTTGGAGCGTTGAGACAACTTAAGGATAGAAATTACGTCGACGTATAGTATTAAGATGGTTTCAGGAAACTGGGCCCGGGTCTTCAGCAGGTCATAGAATTATTTAAATCCAACCTCAGGTGTAAAACATAGATCAGACTCCACCATGTCATTATTTATTCAACAAAATGGAAAAGGCATGTATGAAAAACTAAGTACACCATAGGATTCAAGAGCTTGTAGAATCACCTTTAGCAGCAATTGCTTTTCTGTATGACTTTCTGTATGATATCAGTCTCTCACATCGttgtggaggaattttggcCAACTCTTCTTTACAACGTCACTTCAGAGTATTGAGGTTTTTGGGCATTCGTTTATGCTCAGCTCTCTTCAGGTTCTACTACAGCATTTCAATTAGGTTGAGGTCTGGACTTTGGGCCCTTGGAACACCTTGATTCTTTTCTCTTTCAGCCATTATGTTGTAGATTTGCTGGTGTGCTTgggatcattgtcctgttgcatgACCCAATTTCAGCCAAGCTTTAGCTGTTGGACAGATGGCCTCACATTTGACTCTACAGTAACTCGATAAACAGAGGAGTTCAGGGTCAACTCAATGACTGCAAGGAGCCCAGGTCCTGTGGCTGCAAAACAAGCTCAAATCATCACCCCTCTACCACCGTGCTTGACAGCTGGTATGAGGTGTTTGTGCTGATATGCTTGTGCATAATGCATGTGGCACTGTGTATTATGGCCAAACATCTCCACTTTGATCTCATCTGTCCAAAGGACATTGTTCTAGACGTCTTGTGGTACAATGGAACAAGACTTTGGAATTTCCGTCTGGATCAATAAACTACTATTAGTGGTTTGTTCAGATGCAACTTTGCAGACTTAAGCCGCGCTGCCATGTTCTTTTTAGAGAGAACAGGCTTTCTCCTGGCAACCCTTCCAAACAGGCCATACTTGTTCAGCCTTTTTCTAATTGTACTGTCATgaactttaacatttaacatgctAACAGAGGCCTGTAGAGTCTGAGATGTAGCTGTTGGGTTTTGTGCAATTTCTCTGAGCACTGCATGGTCTGACCTAGGGGTGAATTTGCTGGGGCATCCACTTCTGGGAAGTTTGGCAACTGTCTTGAATGTTTTCCACTTGTGAATAATCTTTCTAACTGTAGAATGGACTTCAAATTGTTTGGAAATGGCCTTACAACCCTTCCCAGATTGATGGGCAGCAACGATTGCTTCTCTAAGACAATTGCTGATGTCATTCCTTTTTAGCATTGTGTTAACACACACCTGAATGCTCCAGGCCAAAACTTCTGCTTTTACAGAGGTGGTCACACTTGCTGATAATCAATTAATCATGTGCATTTGATTGCCAGCACTTGATTGCTACTTACCCTCTTAATTCCTATGGAAGCAGTAAGGGTGTACttaatttttcttaattttgcTTCTGCATTTTGACTCATTTTAAGACCCGCTAAGGACCAGATGATGTTTGTTTTTGACCCGACACGTAAAACCTTAACATTGAAAGAGGGTGCACTCTCTTTTTCCGCACGACTTTAGATGTTAATTTGTTTCGTATATTTTTAGCAAGACCGACTTGATGTTGAAACCACTTCTTCTTTTGTGACAGAGCTGTTTAAAACACAAATAGAGACACAAATGTGTGTGAGCTTAACCCCCACAAATTCAGCACCAAAGCAGGACCTTGACCGTGCTCCTTCTCTGCGTCTCAGTATAACTGGTTCTGCTTTCCTTCGCGCAGGGAAATCCTACCTTCAGTGTGACCACCAGAGATCTGTCTACTTGTTCCTCAGCTCCATGAACAGAACGTCAGCATGTAACATCACCACCTACCCCTGTGCTTCTTACAATGACTTTCTCGATGGAAAATGCCTCAGCTGCTCTGAATTCTTCCCCCAGGGATGTCCGGTCCTTGGTGAGTCCTGTTCTGCGCAGCTTTAGCATGTCTCTCCATTAAGGTTTTCTTGGTTCTTATTTTTGGTGCTTGTTCTGCCCAGGTTATTACATCAGTGAGTGGAAGGACGTCCTGTTGCAACTGAATCAGACAACAACCTACTTCTCTACCACAAGCAAGCTACCATATTGCAGTAAGTGGATTTTGAGCAGAACTCACAACCACAGATCTACTAGCTTTGTGTGGACTTCATATGAATTCCTATTGATTTTAAGTTTATTGCTGATTTCTTCCCAatccaaataaaaattaaaaaaaaaagtgaaaacaaaCAGCCAGCAGATGATGTTTTCAGATA encodes:
- the lipia gene encoding lipase member H; the encoded protein is MYESRPEKRQHRSCLPFSYRLSFLIIPMLPWMLVLLVSFALSKGQASECVNFTDLGIADSIWGTKLEVKLILHTRQNLNCGYLLQHENLTSQPLLNMSRPTTFIIHGYRPSGEPPAWLLDAVHLLAAQMDINIILVDWNRGATNINYFTVVKNTKKVAENVTAFIRNMKDHGASLSSIHMIGVSLGAHISGFVGANLTGQIGRITALDPAGPQFNGKPSEERLDPNDAQFVDVLHTDIDALGYRNPLGHIDFYPNGGTDQPGCPKTIFAGKSYLQCDHQRSVYLFLSSMNRTSACNITTYPCASYNDFLDGKCLSCSEFFPQGCPVLGYYISEWKDVLLQLNQTTTYFSTTSKLPYCKTSYKLEMVTWNSQPRWATVTVKLHGKGEEAEAKINHKATKFQQYKTTNLLAQFDKDIHPVRKMSVQFSTGNLIGPRYKLRLLYLRLSALEHPDRPSLCRYDVILNENVETSFRPIPCHDSNF